From the Burkholderia mayonis genome, one window contains:
- a CDS encoding metallophosphoesterase family protein: MPRPILRRAAALLLTLAGATLFHACTSSIDSQPDAASASANIQAAWVEIGDANQAIARVITSYTPPAAASGDPAPTVCPQLSADGKIARMTLRAAAGTVAQRPTASDPADSKPSSFPVSVCEATLPAGAKDVTVAGRALPLPKAEPQRVAIIADTGCRMKKADNAFQACSDATAWPFATIASSVARLNPDLVLHVGDYHYRENACPPDIAGCKNSPWGYGWDTWRADLFEPAAPLLAKAPWVVVRGNHEECARAGQGWYRFLDPHPYSDARSCNDPANDGNANYSEPYAVPLGTGSQVIVFDTAKVGRAALKTTDVQFQIYQKQFQTVAALANQPGMSTTIFTNHHPILAFAPIPGSTPAPGNLALQSVMSSLYAQAYYPPGVQVALHGHVHDFQAINFASGHPATIVSGNGGDNLDVALPDPFPANLTPAPGVVIDKLSHNNSFGFLMMERRAAPARGWTFKAYTAAGKLLATCDQAGTTLTCDKTGFVAP, from the coding sequence ATGCCACGACCGATTCTTCGCCGCGCCGCCGCGCTCCTGCTGACGCTCGCGGGCGCCACGCTGTTCCACGCCTGCACGAGCAGCATCGACAGCCAGCCGGACGCCGCGAGCGCGTCCGCGAATATCCAGGCGGCGTGGGTCGAGATCGGCGACGCCAATCAGGCGATCGCCCGCGTGATCACGAGCTACACGCCGCCCGCCGCGGCATCGGGCGACCCGGCGCCCACCGTCTGCCCGCAGTTGAGCGCCGACGGCAAGATCGCGCGGATGACGCTGCGCGCCGCCGCGGGCACCGTCGCGCAACGTCCGACCGCGAGCGATCCGGCCGATTCGAAACCGTCGAGCTTTCCGGTGTCCGTCTGCGAAGCGACGCTGCCTGCGGGCGCGAAGGACGTGACCGTCGCCGGGCGGGCGCTGCCGCTGCCGAAGGCCGAGCCGCAGCGCGTCGCGATCATCGCCGACACCGGCTGCCGGATGAAGAAGGCCGACAACGCGTTCCAGGCGTGCAGCGACGCGACGGCATGGCCGTTCGCGACGATCGCGTCGAGCGTCGCGCGGCTGAATCCGGATCTCGTGCTTCACGTCGGCGACTATCACTATCGCGAGAACGCGTGCCCGCCCGACATCGCCGGCTGCAAGAACAGCCCGTGGGGCTACGGCTGGGACACGTGGCGCGCGGACCTGTTCGAGCCCGCCGCGCCGCTCCTCGCGAAAGCGCCGTGGGTCGTCGTGCGCGGCAACCATGAGGAATGCGCACGCGCGGGCCAGGGCTGGTATCGCTTCCTCGATCCGCACCCGTACTCGGACGCGCGCTCGTGCAACGATCCGGCGAACGACGGCAACGCGAACTATTCGGAGCCCTACGCGGTGCCGCTCGGCACCGGCTCGCAGGTGATCGTGTTCGATACCGCGAAGGTCGGCCGCGCGGCGCTCAAGACAACGGACGTGCAATTCCAGATCTATCAGAAGCAGTTCCAGACGGTGGCCGCGCTCGCGAACCAGCCGGGCATGTCGACGACGATCTTCACGAACCATCATCCGATCCTCGCGTTCGCGCCGATCCCGGGCAGCACGCCCGCGCCGGGCAATCTCGCGCTGCAGTCGGTGATGTCGAGCCTCTATGCGCAGGCGTACTACCCGCCCGGCGTGCAGGTCGCGCTGCACGGCCACGTGCACGACTTCCAGGCGATCAACTTCGCGTCCGGGCATCCGGCGACGATCGTGTCAGGCAACGGCGGCGACAACCTCGATGTCGCGCTGCCCGATCCGTTCCCGGCGAACCTGACGCCGGCGCCGGGCGTCGTCATCGACAAGCTGTCGCACAACAACAGCTTCGGCTTCCTGATGATGGAGCGGCGTGCGGCGCCCGCGCGCGGCTGGACGTTCAAGGCGTACACGGCAGCGGGCAAGCTGCTCGCGACCTGCGACCAGGCCGGCACGACGCTCACGTGCGACAAGACCGGCTTCGTCGCGCCGTGA
- a CDS encoding cytochrome-c peroxidase produces MVDTVGRGTPQVASKFDTTTAVFRPDPALIALGRRVFFDSRLSEPRGTSCASCHDPGRAFAPTLSPAALAGPRVPQGSRPGHFSRRNAPSLLYVRYVPRRHFYQDDDALAPAPFGGLFSDGRADTLAEQLRGPLFDPDEMNNASPASLLRKIDGTALAVALAGRFGPAVRRDPERTVRALGDAMQAYLQSDEMAPFSSRFDAYVTKRAPLTPQELRGLALFKNPDKGNCMSCHTLSDTASRPERSLFTDFGYDAIAVPRNRALPANRDPRRFDNGLCDTAAKLRWPEPTQWCGYLRTPGLRNVAIKESFMHNGVFDTLRDAVAFYNTRSTDPKRWYHGRDTFDDVPAAYRGNINVNSTPMNRRPGTPPAMTDADIDDLVAFLRTLTDERYVGLMPATPGGKAARP; encoded by the coding sequence ATCGTCGACACGGTCGGCCGCGGCACGCCGCAGGTCGCGTCGAAGTTCGATACGACGACGGCCGTGTTCCGCCCGGACCCGGCGCTCATCGCGCTCGGCCGGCGCGTGTTCTTCGATTCGCGGCTGTCGGAGCCGCGCGGCACATCGTGCGCAAGCTGCCACGATCCGGGCCGCGCGTTCGCACCCACGCTGTCGCCCGCCGCGCTCGCTGGCCCGCGCGTGCCGCAGGGCAGCCGCCCCGGACACTTCAGCCGGCGCAACGCGCCGTCGCTGCTGTACGTGCGCTACGTGCCGCGCCGCCACTTCTACCAGGACGACGACGCGCTCGCGCCCGCGCCGTTCGGCGGCCTGTTCTCGGACGGCCGCGCCGACACGCTCGCCGAGCAGCTGCGCGGCCCGCTCTTCGATCCGGACGAGATGAACAACGCATCGCCCGCCTCGCTCTTGCGCAAGATCGACGGCACCGCACTCGCCGTAGCGCTCGCCGGGCGCTTCGGCCCGGCGGTCCGGCGCGATCCCGAGCGGACGGTGCGCGCGCTCGGCGACGCGATGCAGGCGTATCTGCAAAGCGACGAAATGGCGCCCTTCTCGTCGCGCTTCGATGCATACGTGACGAAGCGCGCGCCGCTCACGCCGCAGGAATTGCGCGGGCTCGCGCTCTTCAAGAATCCGGACAAGGGCAACTGCATGAGCTGTCATACGCTGTCGGATACCGCGAGTCGCCCCGAGCGCTCGCTCTTCACCGACTTCGGCTACGACGCGATCGCGGTGCCGCGCAACCGCGCGCTGCCCGCGAACCGCGACCCGCGCCGCTTCGACAACGGCCTGTGCGATACGGCCGCGAAGCTGCGCTGGCCGGAGCCGACACAATGGTGCGGCTATCTGCGCACGCCGGGGCTGCGCAACGTCGCGATCAAGGAGTCGTTCATGCACAACGGCGTGTTCGATACGCTGCGCGACGCGGTCGCGTTCTACAACACGCGCTCGACCGATCCGAAACGCTGGTATCACGGCCGCGACACGTTCGACGACGTGCCGGCCGCTTATCGCGGCAACATCAACGTGAACTCGACGCCGATGAATCGCCGCCCCGGCACGCCGCCCGCGATGACGGACGCCGACATCGACGATCTCGTCGCGTTCCTGCGCACGCTGACGGACGAGCGCTACGTCGGACTAATGCCGGCGACGCCGGGCGGCAAAGCGGCGCGGCCGTGA
- a CDS encoding class I SAM-dependent methyltransferase has product MPNKSIAAPDSTAVRVALWRAMHVQIDPPPHVLEDEIGLQLAAPDDDWRDRPDMDPQATRGYRAAIVGRARFIEDLVCEQAEHGVAQYVVLGAGLDTFAQRRTKLASRLRVFEVDQPGAQAWKRQRLIALGFGIPEWLRLVPVDFEAGGSCREPLEADGFDAGRPAVVSSTGVSMYLTRDAVAATLREIATLAPGSTLAMTFLLPLELLDPAERPQHQAVYERARAAGTPFVSFFSPPEMLALAREAGFREVRHVSTDDLTQRYFAGRTDGLRPSSGEAFLVATT; this is encoded by the coding sequence ATGCCGAACAAATCCATCGCTGCCCCGGACAGCACCGCGGTGCGAGTCGCTCTGTGGCGGGCCATGCATGTGCAGATCGATCCGCCGCCGCACGTGCTCGAAGACGAGATCGGTCTGCAACTGGCGGCGCCGGACGACGACTGGCGCGACCGTCCGGACATGGATCCGCAAGCGACCCGCGGCTACCGGGCGGCGATCGTCGGCCGGGCCCGCTTCATCGAGGATCTGGTCTGCGAGCAGGCCGAACACGGCGTCGCCCAGTACGTGGTGCTCGGCGCCGGCCTCGACACGTTCGCCCAGCGCAGAACGAAGCTCGCGTCGCGCCTTCGGGTATTCGAAGTCGACCAGCCCGGCGCGCAGGCCTGGAAGCGGCAGCGCCTGATCGCACTCGGCTTCGGCATCCCGGAATGGCTGCGGCTCGTGCCGGTCGATTTCGAGGCAGGAGGATCCTGCCGGGAACCGCTGGAGGCCGACGGCTTCGACGCCGGTCGGCCGGCCGTCGTGTCGTCGACCGGCGTCTCGATGTATCTGACCCGGGACGCGGTCGCCGCCACGCTGCGCGAGATCGCGACGCTCGCTCCGGGCTCCACGCTGGCGATGACGTTCCTGCTGCCGCTCGAACTCCTCGATCCCGCCGAGCGCCCGCAGCACCAGGCGGTCTACGAGCGCGCACGGGCGGCGGGCACCCCGTTCGTCAGCTTCTTCAGCCCGCCCGAAATGCTCGCGCTCGCCCGTGAAGCCGGATTCCGCGAAGTCCGGCACGTGTCCACCGACGATCTCACTCAGCGCTATTTCGCCGGCCGGACTGATGGTCTGCGGCCGTCGAGCGGCGAAGCGTTTCTGGTCGCGACGACTTGA